One genomic window of Candidatus Methylomirabilota bacterium includes the following:
- a CDS encoding VOC family protein translates to MAYTTTSVSTIRFDHIAIAVPRMAEATPFLVGELGGMPTYGAPSGAYRFAQWRFDGGGRLEILEPLGEDGFLHRFLARHGPGIHHVTFRVPRLCEACERAREHGYEIVGYDDSNPHWKEAFLHPKQALGIVVQLAETSRGGEGPPRWQPPPGPPDPPPPVTIVGLRLRAHARDRSQAQWASVLQGESRESENGRVIYRWPGSPMRIAVEIDGSGQEGPVAIELASHRPVSLPAGAHPVLGAVFTPCPAP, encoded by the coding sequence ATGGCGTACACTACGACGTCGGTGTCGACGATCCGCTTCGATCACATCGCCATCGCCGTCCCGCGCATGGCGGAGGCGACGCCGTTCCTCGTCGGCGAGCTGGGCGGCATGCCCACCTACGGCGCGCCGTCCGGCGCCTATCGCTTCGCCCAGTGGCGCTTCGACGGGGGCGGACGCCTCGAGATCCTCGAGCCGCTGGGCGAGGACGGCTTCCTGCATCGCTTCCTGGCCCGGCACGGCCCGGGCATCCACCACGTGACCTTCAGGGTGCCGCGCCTGTGCGAGGCGTGCGAGCGCGCCCGGGAGCACGGCTACGAGATCGTGGGATACGACGACTCGAATCCGCACTGGAAGGAGGCGTTCCTTCACCCCAAGCAGGCGCTCGGCATCGTCGTCCAGCTCGCCGAGACCTCGCGCGGCGGCGAGGGCCCGCCCCGCTGGCAGCCGCCGCCGGGACCGCCGGATCCGCCCCCACCCGTGACGATCGTGGGGCTGCGCCTGCGCGCCCACGCCCGTGACCGGTCGCAAGCGCAGTGGGCGTCTGTGCTGCAGGGCGAGTCCAGAGAGAGCGAAAACGGCCGGGTGATCTATCGGTGGCCGGGCTCGCCCATGCGTATCGCCGTCGAGATCGATGGCTCAGGCCAGGAAGGCCCGGTGGCGATCGAGCTGGCCAGCCACCGCCCGGTGTCACTGCCCGCGGGCGCGCACCCGGTCCTGGGCGCGGTCTTCACGCCGTGCCCGGCGCCCTGA